In the Salvia miltiorrhiza cultivar Shanhuang (shh) chromosome 8, IMPLAD_Smil_shh, whole genome shotgun sequence genome, GTCTCCTGcatgtacacccgggtgtaccgtacacccgggttGTACCCGACCTGAATCCTGACCTAGTTGTACTATCGTGatccattttttcttgaaatgacacttacactaacactaacactaacactaacactaacactaacacgattTTGGAATGACGctaatactattttattttacaaatgatgttattttgaaaataacactaacactattttgttttacaaatgacactaacactatattgaaaggATACTAACACTACatgtaaaatgacactaacactacgtGTAAAATGACATTAAGACATGACATTCAGGTAGTATAGTCCAATTGAGTTAGTTCCAGGTCAGGATCCGGATCGGGTACGagcccgggtgtaccgtacacccgggcTTACAGGAAATTTTGTGAATAAAGAAAGTAGTGAAAAAGTAAAAGAGAGTAGATAAAATAAATTGTATTGGGACGAGACATTATAAATGgaacgcaaaaaaaaaaaaaaaacgttattattgggacggagagagtaggtataaaaaatattgcaattgaacataaatttttgaaatatagaaatattgaatttcaacttcttattttattaaacgATTAGATAATTTCATTCAAAAGTTCGGACACAGGGAATCAAAATTATAAAGTCAATACATTAAACTTCTATTATTATAGTATaacaaaactaaaaaatatttattaaaataaaaattaataaaacaaccaatttttataaaattacaaTACTATccttattttatactatatttttaataaagccATTAATTTCGGCAACTTCTTCAGTATCGGAAGCTTTGACTTCTTCTCCTCCAAATCCGGAGCCTCTGGCGGTTGCACCGACTCGTTCATGAAGGCGCGGCTCCGGCGTAGCTATGGCATCATGAATGACTATTCGTTTGCACCGACTCGTTCATGAAGGCGCGGCTCTGGCGTAGCTATGGCATCACGAACTACTATTCGTCGGAAAATCGAAacgatcataattaattttttgagaattaagtttaatttaatttgtgacACTGAGTCTCGAAGATGATCGAGATAATGATTAGTACCAAGATGTTGTTTGTATATACTAGTGTACCACTATTTTGAACTTGTTAGGGTATTGCACTAGCGGTGGAGACGAAGGATTTGGTGGCGCGGTACTGAATTTTAACGATTGAATGATTGTGTTATGTTCGATCGTTTTATCTCTTGCATAACGAAGGGTTCCATCTTGTTTCTcactctccttctctctctctctctctggcaACTGGCGTCTGGATAGACGGGGGCTAGCGTTGTAAGCGAACCAAGCCGTTCGCGAATTATATGGGTTTGACTGAAAAAAAGCTAGTTCAAAATTCGTTCGTTTCTAAATGAGCCGAATCCGAGCTCAATAAAATTATCAAGTCGAACTCGAGCCTGTACATTTTGGACTCGAACTTTAACGAGCATGTTCACGAACATATTCCTAAATAAGATCACGAACAGGCTCGCGatgttcattaaataataattttaaatattttatttgttaaatatttttagataataaaaataatctttataattaaaaaataattcataactAACTTAACAAATTAtctatttgataaaaataaattataaatgatTCTTTACAATGTGACCATGAGAATAATTGCAAGCCCTTCGATCGCCATATTTTATGAAGAATGCatcactttgatggataaatgcATCATTCGAGTTTGAATATcataaaaagttattttttttcaattgcaATTAATTTTACAGTGATCGGAATAAGTTTGTATAGTCAGTGTAGTGTTTTCAGTTGTCACAATAAAATGTGGTTTCACTGTTAACAACCCCCTATTCTATATCTATGCAATCTATctagcaatatatatattttttttctgttttaatAAAGatcaataatatatttaatttattattgtataattttataaaggaaatttaataaatatacatctatataaGTGAAGAGAAGCAGTGAAAACATAATATATAGGATTTAATGcatccaaatatttaattaatgtaaaTCAAGTGATAATATATAGTAGGATTTAATgcatccacacacacacacacatatatatatatatatatatattctcccTATATGTATTCTACTATTCTTACAATTTTTAATAAATGtactttatttttcttatttaaactttaaaactattttttttgtagtttaatATGCAAGAAGTAGATCATGGAGTAAAACTTTTATTAATACAAGAATTAGGAATTTATTCCAACTATTGATCTTTGTGCAATGCACGTTAATCATGAAAATATGTGGTatgttttataaaaatatattactccGAAAATACATTACTTATATTAATAGAAAGGTATATATTGGAGTTGGCCTAGTCGTtttgaatattaattatatacaaatactattttcttgagatataaaatacatattatattataaaattataatatattagtataattaattaattaaacgaTTTAAATCAACAATCGAAATAATACtagtataaattatactcccacTAGTAAatcagatgggatcctctgtcattattattatattataaactctaattagtatttattattgaaaaaattatataccataattttgaattaatgaacccaaataatttattattaattcaaatgaatataaaaaaataattataaattctaaatggatgagtgaatccttattaattatctttatattatataaaagcataataaattaaaattaaataaaaaacaattaaaattataatatactaATAAGAATGGTATACGGTGGTACATGGTGGAGTAGTAAATACCAGTGCAGAACCAAAACCTACGAGATTTTAACCAATACCCCATAACAGTCTGAATAATCAGGGCAGAAGCTCATGCAACAGGACTTCCATTAAATACCCCCACTGGTAAATATCAGTGTGAATAATTAAAGATGGCATTTCCGTAGTTAATCACTTAATTAAGGGGCATATTCAAACAACCCCCTGCCCTCTTTCAAATCGGCAATTATTAAATCGGAGTAGGCCCCGTTTGGAGCACGATTTTTCAATCTTGATTTCCTTGAAGATCCATCCATgtcaaatttgatagatttctGCCCAATTCAAACAGTCCCAAGATATTCGCCGTCAACTCTAACTAACGGGGGAATTCCATTTGTAATCCATCCTTAAAACACAAGTTAATTACGCATACCATCAGGTATTCGTCCGTCACATAAATTGTTAATGATCCAGTACTGTATTAATTTGGTTATGGTtgagaaaataatttgaatttaagTCTATATATTTGAAAAGCCAAACGGCAATAATCAACTGAGCAGCAATCATTGTCCTACACCTCAACTCATACAGCTTGCCTAGCCCTGCCTGCTCTCTTCCACTCCTATACCCCACAACAACTCTAACTTGGAATCTTTGCCGGAAAATCCATCGGAAAATCCACACGCTCCTTTTCTTCGCTTAGATTTTCGATTTGGATTGATTGAAGCAGGTAATTATATACAAGTATATAAGCTCCAATATCTCATTGCGTCAAACCCTTTTTCAGCTCGTATCTTTGAGCTTTGAAATAtctcttttaaaatatcttCGATGTGTTTCTTCTGTTGAATCTGATGATGAACTTCCGAAGATGCATATGTACATGCAGATTCAGGAATCCActgtttttgtttcttttgtttgAGATTTTTCCAAGCTAGAAAACGAGAAATTTCCAGATTCTCTCCATGATTTTGGCAGGAGCGATGGATCAGTGTTTGATTTCATGAATCTGGGGTTGGGATTTACTATGAATACACTGTAACAGTTCTTGAGATGTTTTTTTGGGGAGAAGAATCCGTAAATTCAAATCTCGAAATCTAGGGTTTGGAGGTGTTACGTGAAGCTTTTATCTTTTACCGTGCACAAACATATAGATATACCTTACTGGTTTGGGTACAGTATTTACTCCCTTGATTTCTTGCTCATCTCTCAATTCATTGCTGTTTTGGGCTGAAGATTTTGCTTGGCTTTTCTGTCTTCACTGCAAGTTTTGAGCCACATGATTGAACAGTGATTTCCAAGTCTCTTTACTGTACACTTGTCTGATGAGAAACATAGTTCACCTCAATTAAAtgctctctcctctttctctttctctttcttgcTTCAGACTCGGATTTCTCACAGTTTTCCCCTCTGCTTTTGTCCACATTTCACTGGGTCTTAGATTACTTTTACTGAAAttactactctctctctctctctctctctctctctctagaatatGTGAGTACTTCAAACTCATCACTACTGCTTCTTCTTCATGTTTCATTTCatgctttttatttttttgtagttttgTTACTGATATACAGTGCTACTGCATGCAGGATTGATGAAAATAGCTTGGTGCGCGGTTGCAATAAGTATTGAGTATGACCTAATTAGAGAGTGAAATTGCTGGTGGATATGAACAGCTATAGGCCTGATCTCCACATCGCGCAGCAAAGCCGTCGAGACAAGTTGAGAATTCAGCAAGATATTTACGCCAACAATTTCCCACACGATGCCTTAAACTTCGACTCCTCCGCCGACGTCCGTAGCTGTCGGAACGGGAACATATGCTACGATCCGTCGGAGCTCTGCCCGGAGATGATCAATTTCTCTGTGAACCCACTGCTCAAGGACGGCTTGATGGGGGCCGAGAAACGGGCCCCCTTTCCGACGTCGTTTAGCCCTTCAGCCACTGTGAGTAGCAGTGACCCACAATACTTTAGCACATGCGATTGGGTGGCTAACCACTCCTCAATTTATGCTAATCCTATTTCAGCATTAGATGTTAAGCCTAATTATCTAGGATATGATCAAGACATGAATGGCGCCGCTTCCTCACTTTACCAGAATGCGTTGCAAGACCTCGTTACCTCGTCCAATAATGTCCGCTCCTTCGGCCTCGAATTCGCCTCCCTCCGCCACAAGAGCTCGGGGGAGGCCGGCCATGGACCTTGGGTGGTTGGTGGGAGTGAGCTTATGCTTCTTCCCGATCAAATGCGCCTCAAGACCCAATCTGGCTTGATTACTAGGCCTGTGGATGGCTGCAGCCAATGGAGCGGCGAGCTCGAATTCGCCGCTCCAAAGGATCTCGACAGAGATCATTCCAACACTCAAGCACTCTCACTGTCGCTCTCGTCGGTTCCATCGCCCAAAGTCCACGAAGCTCAGATTACTGAGAGAGATTTTCAGACTCGAGATGTCTGTGGGAGTACTAATGTTCAAGATTCAAGAATTTGGAAGCCCGAGTTGCCGTCTCCGAATCAAAATATGTCAGCGGGTAGTAGAGTTTTAGGGGCACAAGCTTCGACTCATCGGAACCCCGGCCCGTTGGGCCCGTTCACCGGATACGCAACCATTCTCCGGAGCTCGAGGTTTTTAAGGCCGGCGCAGCAGCTGTTGGAGGATCTTTGCTGCATTGCCGGCACTAAAGAGGTCGAAGCCTGTGATGTCTCTGACGAGATTATGGAGGAGGTTAGGGTTTCCAGTGAAGGCGCTAGTAATAATGCTGAACATGCCATGGCCGGTAACAACTCCGGCGGCTTGTCCTCGTTCGTGTACAATGGTTCTAGCGATAAGAGCCGGGATGCCGGGGGTACGAGCTGCTCGACGGATGCTCATCGGCCGGAGAATCTTCAGAGGAAGGCGAAGCTGTTGTTTATGCAGGATGAGGTTGGTAATGCTCCTAGTATGGGGCCTTAATTAATTTTGCTTTTGAGTTGGATGTTGGTGGTACAAATTTATTACTAGCATTGCTTGTGCATGTGATCAGTTGAGAAAGTTGATTGCGATGCTCGTTTGTCTGAGTTGCCATTATTGACTATGGTTTGGTTAATAATTGAGACTTTTATGCCTTAAACATGAAAAGAGATCATGCTTTATTACTATGAAAATCATCAATTCCGATTGTGAATATGACTTATGGTTGGCTAGGACTTAGGACTTACTTAGGTGATACTCCTATGGATTCCTTAGTAAAAGACAAATACTAGCTGGTGTCGAGAAAAGTGCATGGGGCAATATTTTCTGCAGACTTAATTAGCCTGTTATGGTACTCAGTCTTCTTGGATTTTAAGAATCACTTTGTTGAAATATTTCTAAACTTTAAAAATTTCCAATTTTCTTGATCCTACCTGTTTTGTTTCTGTGATAAACTGTTAGTTTTCTGATGATGTGTCTTTGTCAATTTTGgtatttaattcaattatttcaCTAGTATGCTAAGGGGTCATTTATTTTGCACGATTGATATGATGCATGCATGATAGAGTATTTTTATCGTAATGATTTCTGTAATCTCACCTTTTCAATGAGATAAAAATCAAGCTTCATTAGCTCAAATGATTGAAATAATAAAGGGTTTTGGGATATCATAAAGTTCCAATCCATCAATGTAAAAACGAgattaaccttactatttttatctatcaacgttaatcctccaaagtaaacgCCTCCTAAGGGGTTTATGGTTTTACTTATCTTATTTTGCTTCattttaattcatatttttttggttTATTAAGTGAGAGTACTCTTAAAATATTccacatttaattttttattttctgatcTGTAGAGTTTAATTTCCTATATTCCTTCATTCAACCACATTATTTCAATTGAATATTTAGAGATAGATGTACATGATTCAATTGTGAACCTCCTTCTTTGAATAGGGAACTATAATTATCTTTATTTTCCTAACATGTACATTGATTCTCCATTTTCTTGCTTCTGTCTAGAGCTATAATGATTTTCGGAGACGTTATTTTAGACCATAGTTAGGTAAAAACTTGACAACCCAATGCATGCAGAAGAATATGTGGGACATAACTCtcgtatattaattttttaatttctcaaaCTGTGAAATGCATGTGACCTGTCTATGTTAAAATGTAAAAGCTTTTGCATATGATGAGACATTTAGTTGTCTAGTCTTCTTTCCCATCACCCTCAAATAGTATGTTGATTAATTAGGTCAAAGTGTTGTTAAGCTTTAAATAAACAACTTTATTTGGTGATCAATTGCTTTATTTCTCCCTATAATAGAGCTAGCTGGcaaatcttaattaatttgttgAACATGTTTTGGTCGATTGTGTAAGTGGTTGTACAACAAGATAGGCTTTTTCTTAATTGGAACACTGTTAGCTTAATGCTCTCTTTCACCCTTCCCTAATTAGATGTGTCACCTATCATTTGCAAGTGACTAATTGTTTTTGTTCCTCCCAATTTTGTACAAGGTTTGCAAAAGGTATAAACAGTATCATCAGCAGATGCAAATGGTGGTTTCATCATTTGAGTCTGTGGCCGGCCTCAGCGCTGCCACTCCTTACGTGTCGTTAGCCCTGAAGATGATTGCCAAGCATTTCCGGTGTTTGAAGAACACGATAACGGATCAGCTCAAGAGCATAAAAAACGCCCTGAGGGACGAATTTTCGTCCCCGTCTGCTGGGGCAGGCGGCAACAAGGGTGATGCTAATGCTTCGGTGTTGAAGTTTTTCGACCAAGGCTTCCAAAAGCAGAAAGGGACTGGCATTCTTGAAGGCCAGCATATCTGGAGGCCTCAGCGTGGTCTACCGGAACGCGCCGTCTCTATTTTGAGAGCGTGGTTGTTCGATCATTTTCTTCATCCGTAAGACACacgtcctctctctctctctctctttcatgtCACACATCTGACATTTTGCTAAATTGAATGTTTTATATATGAAGGTATCCTACAGACACAGACAAGCATATGCTGGCCACGCAGACCGGCCTAACTCGAAATCAGGTCTTGTAATTCTACCTATCTTTGATAACACGCAGCTCTTTAATTTATAATAGGTATACATAGTAGTCGAGCCTCACTTCTTTGATCCCGTATCTCGCTGAATAATTCAGGTATCTAACTGGTTTATCAATGCTCGTGTTCGTGTATGGAAGCCGATGGTCGAAGAGATACACATGCTCGAAACCAAAGGGTCTGATAATTCTGGCAAAAGCAGTAACGGCAAAACTGCGGATGGAGGTTGTGCCCAAGCCGACGACAGCAGCCAAAGGCTGAGAACGCGTGCGATCCCAGACAAGCAGGTCGAATGCTCGAGTTTTGTCCCTCCCGGGCAAGAGGGGGATAGGTCGAAGGCGAGCCCATGGGGTCAAGAAAAGCGTTCAAGAATCGAGTACCACGTCCCAAGCAGTGTTGATGGGACGTTGATGGGGTTTGTGCCGTCTCACCGGAATGGTATGGAGATGGGCGGGATAGGGTCGGTGTCTCTGACTTTGGGTCTCCGGCAAAGCCCCGAGGGCGGTCAGCGGCCTGCAATGCAGCAGGAGAGGCATATGAGGCATTACGGAGGTCAGATCATTCGGGACTTTGTTGGCTGATGATTTTTATGTAGACTTTGGAGAAATTAAGGTAGAAATAAATTACTATTTGAAAGGAAAAAATTTAAAGAAGGTGGTGAGATTGGGAAGGAAGGTTTAGGAAAATGGAAAGTTCCAAAAGCAAAATACCTCTCATAATTCTCCAGAAATGTAAGATAAAGGGACATTTCAACGTAGTGGCAGTGTTTTGTATTGGAAAACAGTTTCTCTTTCTCTCGGCTAATATATTGCGGGATTTCTGCCATTTGTATTATcgtcatgttttttttttttgttgttgttattgttgtcgTGTCGTCGCTCTCGAATTCTTTTGTTGAAGATTGaacttttaaaaaatttcaacACACAGATTTTGTTCTCGCTGCAGTTTCAGGTTTTAACATTATCTTTTATGAGCAAATTAGTCATATAAGTTCAAAAGTTGGAAAAATTTAATCAAGAATATGGTGAATACCTCTATTTTAAATTCATTCTAATTCTACTATGACAACGTaggattaaaaaataaaagggtGAGATTTTTATCTAGccctttgaataaaataaataagttttgtatcacactccataaataaataagttttgtagcacATTCTTAATGGTTCCCACCAAatctttgatttatttaaaaattttgttttctttaaaCAATAAAAAACGTGGCTGATAGAATCTTCTATCATTATCACGATTTGTCTTattatgtctctctctctctctccaaaatcGTGATCTGATAGTATatcttttagggtttagggtttctttTCTTGCATGTACACGATTTGGAAGCATGAATCGTGAGGATCGGCTGAAAAGTGGTCAAACAAGAATCTTGTTTCAAATCATTCCCCAAAAAAAAGAATCTTGTGCAAATATTGAGAAGACCGTGCACTATAcacggctctctctctctctctcttctattaTTCAGCttccaaattcaaaaaaaaaaagagacacAAAAATCTTAAGGACCGTGCACTCCATACAC is a window encoding:
- the LOC131000535 gene encoding BEL1-like homeodomain protein 7 isoform X1 produces the protein MNSYRPDLHIAQQSRRDKLRIQQDIYANNFPHDALNFDSSADVRSCRNGNICYDPSELCPEMINFSVNPLLKDGLMGAEKRAPFPTSFSPSATVSSSDPQYFSTCDWVANHSSIYANPISALDVKPNYLGYDQDMNGAASSLYQNALQDLVTSSNNVRSFGLEFASLRHKSSGEAGHGPWVVGGSELMLLPDQMRLKTQSGLITRPVDGCSQWSGELEFAAPKDLDRDHSNTQALSLSLSSVPSPKVHEAQITERDFQTRDVCGSTNVQDSRIWKPELPSPNQNMSAGSRVLGAQASTHRNPGPLGPFTGYATILRSSRFLRPAQQLLEDLCCIAGTKEVEACDVSDEIMEEVRVSSEGASNNAEHAMAGNNSGGLSSFVYNGSSDKSRDAGGTSCSTDAHRPENLQRKAKLLFMQDEVCKRYKQYHQQMQMVVSSFESVAGLSAATPYVSLALKMIAKHFRCLKNTITDQLKSIKNALRDEFSSPSAGAGGNKGDANASVLKFFDQGFQKQKGTGILEGQHIWRPQRGLPERAVSILRAWLFDHFLHPYPTDTDKHMLATQTGLTRNQVSNWFINARVRVWKPMVEEIHMLETKGSDNSGKSSNGKTADGGCAQADDSSQRLRTRAIPDKQVECSSFVPPGQEGDRSKASPWGQEKRSRIEYHVPSSVDGTLMGFVPSHRNGMEMGGIGSVSLTLGLRQSPEGGQRPAMQQERHMRHYGGQIIRDFVG
- the LOC131000535 gene encoding BEL1-like homeodomain protein 8 isoform X2 is translated as MNGAASSLYQNALQDLVTSSNNVRSFGLEFASLRHKSSGEAGHGPWVVGGSELMLLPDQMRLKTQSGLITRPVDGCSQWSGELEFAAPKDLDRDHSNTQALSLSLSSVPSPKVHEAQITERDFQTRDVCGSTNVQDSRIWKPELPSPNQNMSAGSRVLGAQASTHRNPGPLGPFTGYATILRSSRFLRPAQQLLEDLCCIAGTKEVEACDVSDEIMEEVRVSSEGASNNAEHAMAGNNSGGLSSFVYNGSSDKSRDAGGTSCSTDAHRPENLQRKAKLLFMQDEVCKRYKQYHQQMQMVVSSFESVAGLSAATPYVSLALKMIAKHFRCLKNTITDQLKSIKNALRDEFSSPSAGAGGNKGDANASVLKFFDQGFQKQKGTGILEGQHIWRPQRGLPERAVSILRAWLFDHFLHPYPTDTDKHMLATQTGLTRNQVSNWFINARVRVWKPMVEEIHMLETKGSDNSGKSSNGKTADGGCAQADDSSQRLRTRAIPDKQVECSSFVPPGQEGDRSKASPWGQEKRSRIEYHVPSSVDGTLMGFVPSHRNGMEMGGIGSVSLTLGLRQSPEGGQRPAMQQERHMRHYGGQIIRDFVG